From Aquila chrysaetos chrysaetos chromosome 3, bAquChr1.4, whole genome shotgun sequence, the proteins below share one genomic window:
- the PRLH gene encoding prolactin-releasing peptide, giving the protein MLLEFTPSFTLKALTHTCSPHSLFSSQPSHHCSIMWHPISWIPRAQWSPKHCKLVIVYVLVLLVSLSFASRQSRPFKHQIDNRSPEIDPFWYVGRGVRPIGRFGKRQLRSSRGSLRPVSRHLDFILNALWEQKVSDAEDDDW; this is encoded by the exons ATGCTGTTAGAGTTCACACCTTCCTTCACCTTGAAAGCTTTAACCCATACGTGTTCCCCACATTCACTTTTCTCCTCACAGCCTTCCCACCACTGCTCCATCATGTGGCATCCAATCTCATGGATACCACGTGCCCAGTGGTCACCCAAGCACTGCAAGCTGGTCATTGTCTACGTGCTGGTGCTCTTGGTATCGCTCAGCTTTGCTTCAAGACAGAGCAGACCGTTTAAACATCAGATAGACAACAGAA GTCCTGAGATTGATCCTTTTTGGTACGTGGGCCGTGGTGTTCGCCCCATCGGTCGGTTTGGGAAGAGGCAGCTGAGAAGCAGCCGTGGCAGCCTCAGGCCTGTGAGCAGGCACCTGGATTTCATCTTGAACGCTTTGTGGGAGCAAAAAGTGTCGGATGCAGAAGACGATGACTGGTGA